The following proteins come from a genomic window of Candidatus Eisenbacteria bacterium:
- a CDS encoding chemotaxis protein CheD, with amino-acid sequence MKQVISVADMKVSATPGEELITYALGSCLGVAIYDPEAKIGGMLHVMLPQSSIDKIKASENPYMFVDTGVRELFLACYKAGAEKSRLIVKVAGGAAIHTSMGSDHFQIGKRNFIMLRKLLWKNGVMLNAHDVGGDYSRTMILNISTGELKIKGNGKISTL; translated from the coding sequence GTGAAACAAGTCATAAGCGTTGCAGACATGAAAGTATCCGCCACACCGGGCGAAGAGTTGATCACATATGCCTTGGGAAGCTGTTTGGGAGTGGCAATCTATGACCCTGAAGCCAAGATCGGCGGCATGCTGCATGTCATGTTGCCGCAGTCATCGATTGACAAAATCAAGGCTTCGGAAAATCCGTATATGTTTGTTGATACCGGGGTGCGGGAATTATTCTTGGCGTGCTACAAAGCCGGTGCGGAGAAGAGTCGTTTGATTGTTAAGGTTGCTGGTGGCGCGGCGATTCACACAAGCATGGGAAGTGATCATTTTCAGATCGGCAAAAGGAATTTTATCATGCTTAGAAAGCTACTTTGGAAAAACGGCGTTATGTTAAATGCTCATGATGTCGGGGGAGATTATTCCAGAACGATGATTCTGAATATCAGTACCGGGGAATTGAAAATTAAAGGAAACGGCAAGATCAGCACTTTATGA
- a CDS encoding radical SAM protein: MGSQESKISGRSETLLEATDFQQVSLPLPTNRQQTKRRSKKSPELLRASGLSRPTPGRHKEKTSGRSLDPIFETARACYRPLFSQTILNKCASPNLPFRYSINPYRGCGFGCPYCFARFTHELMDHHQVDDFHRKIYIKVDAGSVLRQDLKPNRLIGNPVAIGTATDPYQPAERRFGVTHRVLEILRGEPGLDLSVTTRSPLILRDLELLHDISRHRPLVINISLITLNAQLCHLVEPWAPRPRRRLDVIRQLSAAGLRVDLFVMPVLPGLTDSRDELLALLKAARKAGAMDAHLDLLRLRGPARRSFDPILRKHFPHLMPQYERFYGNNPDAPLPYRERIMTLFKALKIQAGYPSRDPRNTCNPLPGDQLELEFQLVTPSDSKASAL, from the coding sequence ATGGGAAGCCAAGAATCTAAGATATCCGGCCGGTCCGAGACTCTCCTGGAAGCAACTGATTTCCAACAAGTTAGCTTGCCCCTTCCAACCAACCGGCAACAGACTAAGAGGCGCTCTAAAAAAAGCCCTGAATTACTGAGAGCAAGCGGGCTTTCTCGGCCGACCCCAGGTCGCCATAAAGAAAAGACCAGCGGCCGGTCTCTTGATCCGATTTTCGAAACCGCCAGGGCCTGTTATCGACCCCTATTCTCACAAACGATTCTCAATAAATGCGCGAGCCCGAACCTCCCTTTTCGCTACTCCATTAATCCTTACCGAGGTTGTGGATTCGGGTGCCCTTATTGCTTTGCCCGCTTTACTCACGAACTTATGGATCACCATCAGGTTGATGATTTTCACCGTAAAATTTATATAAAGGTTGATGCCGGGTCGGTTCTTCGCCAGGATCTGAAGCCCAACCGATTAATAGGGAACCCGGTTGCCATCGGAACAGCAACGGACCCATATCAGCCAGCAGAGCGGCGATTCGGCGTCACGCACCGGGTTCTCGAAATTCTACGGGGCGAACCTGGTTTGGATCTTTCAGTGACAACGAGAAGTCCATTGATTCTCAGGGACTTGGAGCTACTTCACGACATCTCCCGTCACAGACCCCTCGTGATCAACATCAGTCTTATCACACTCAATGCGCAGCTTTGCCACCTCGTGGAGCCCTGGGCGCCGCGACCCCGGCGCCGTCTCGATGTCATCCGACAGCTTTCCGCGGCCGGCCTTAGAGTCGATCTCTTCGTAATGCCGGTTCTCCCGGGTTTGACCGATTCCCGCGACGAACTGTTGGCCCTCTTAAAGGCCGCTCGCAAAGCAGGAGCGATGGATGCCCACCTGGATCTCCTGAGGCTTCGGGGGCCGGCCCGGCGCTCTTTTGATCCTATACTGCGTAAGCATTTCCCACATCTGATGCCCCAGTATGAGCGATTCTATGGAAATAACCCCGATGCGCCGCTCCCATACCGGGAGAGGATCATGACCCTCTTCAAGGCGCTCAAAATCCAGGCCGGGTACCCATCAAGGGATCCAAGAAACACCTGTAATCCCTTACCGGGAGACCAGTTGGAGCTCGAATTTCAATTGGTGACTCCATCCGACTCCAAGGCGTCGGCGCTTTAA
- a CDS encoding protein-glutamate O-methyltransferase, producing the protein MNNQLENLELNELQFKRISRILNQASGIHLRLGKEELVRSRLLKRLRFLGLACFDEYVDYIERETSGTEMILMIDALTTNKTSFFRECKHFDFLSKYVLPEKLTEGSKIRIWSAGCSSGEEPYSLAVLLMESIPNIENLDVKILATDICTEMLTSAREGCFGKQQLEETPPDLLKKYFTKKGNSEKVVFQVRDEARALVHFAKLNLMDCWPMKGCFDIIFCRNVMIYFSRLTREMLVERLSSKLNRNGYLFIGHSESLASKRTDLRYVRPSVYVKP; encoded by the coding sequence ATGAATAACCAACTTGAAAACCTGGAACTCAACGAGTTGCAGTTCAAGCGAATCAGCCGGATCCTCAATCAGGCAAGCGGGATTCATCTTCGTTTGGGAAAGGAGGAACTGGTACGATCCCGCTTGTTGAAAAGGCTTCGATTTTTGGGGTTGGCCTGTTTTGATGAATATGTTGACTACATAGAAAGAGAAACATCGGGAACGGAAATGATTCTAATGATTGACGCCTTGACGACCAACAAGACATCATTCTTCCGTGAGTGTAAGCATTTTGATTTTCTGAGTAAATATGTGCTGCCAGAGAAATTGACCGAAGGAAGTAAAATCAGGATTTGGAGCGCAGGGTGTTCATCCGGCGAAGAACCCTATTCCCTTGCTGTACTTCTAATGGAATCAATTCCAAATATTGAAAACTTGGATGTGAAGATATTAGCCACTGATATTTGTACGGAAATGCTAACCAGCGCTCGAGAGGGCTGTTTTGGGAAGCAGCAGTTGGAAGAGACTCCGCCGGATCTCTTGAAGAAGTATTTCACAAAAAAGGGAAACTCCGAGAAGGTTGTATTTCAGGTTCGCGATGAAGCGCGGGCTCTTGTGCATTTTGCGAAACTGAATTTAATGGATTGTTGGCCGATGAAAGGATGCTTCGATATTATCTTTTGCCGGAATGTCATGATCTATTTCAGTAGACTCACTCGGGAGATGCTTGTTGAGCGATTGAGTTCAAAGTTAAACAGAAATGGATATCTTTTCATTGGGCACTCGGAGAGCCTGGCCAGCAAAAGGACGGATCTGCGATATGTTCGACCGTCGGTTTATGTAAAGCCTTGA
- a CDS encoding chemotaxis protein CheX, which translates to MIDNLKAELYEAAAMTFQEMGFVFLTEELEAEQIKAVFEAGVSLEFLGPFNGGLIVRVYGSMLPNIAANMMGIEGNPTVQFQHDALGEIANVICGNVLPRIGGANEIFHISAPDAAREYEKLLQRFPGEPAAQVTLGFEGGRAEISIYLTDERAA; encoded by the coding sequence ATGATTGACAATTTAAAAGCTGAACTCTATGAAGCCGCCGCCATGACCTTTCAGGAAATGGGATTCGTGTTCTTGACAGAAGAACTTGAAGCTGAACAAATCAAAGCCGTTTTTGAAGCCGGCGTTTCGCTGGAGTTTCTGGGACCATTCAATGGGGGGCTCATTGTCAGGGTTTACGGCAGTATGCTTCCCAATATAGCCGCCAATATGATGGGTATTGAAGGGAATCCGACAGTTCAGTTTCAACACGATGCCCTTGGCGAAATTGCAAATGTTATTTGTGGCAATGTCCTGCCCCGAATCGGGGGCGCCAACGAAATTTTCCACATCTCTGCTCCCGATGCCGCAAGAGAGTATGAAAAGCTCCTTCAGAGATTCCCTGGCGAACCTGCGGCACAGGTGACGCTGGGGTTTGAAGGGGGCAGGGCAGAAATTTCGATCTATCTCACCGATGAAAGGGCGGCATAA
- a CDS encoding chemotaxis protein CheW — MDRDGKIEEKSIPEAAGIKNLWGKYLTFYLDNEEYGIEILKVQEIIGKIETTRVPQTPRYIKGVANLRGRIIPVIDLRLMFDLGEVRQSAETCTIVVQASGIVAGIIVDRVSEVLNIPAENTEQTPAFGAGVNTDYIRGIGKSGSGVILFLDIDRICDITEALETLKDAS, encoded by the coding sequence ATGGATCGAGATGGGAAGATAGAAGAGAAGTCGATTCCAGAAGCGGCTGGGATTAAGAATCTTTGGGGAAAGTATCTCACCTTTTACCTTGACAATGAAGAGTATGGAATCGAAATACTCAAAGTTCAAGAGATTATCGGCAAGATAGAAACCACAAGAGTGCCACAGACTCCAAGATACATCAAAGGTGTTGCCAATCTAAGGGGCAGGATCATTCCGGTCATAGATTTGCGGTTGATGTTTGATTTAGGGGAAGTGAGGCAGTCCGCTGAAACTTGCACCATAGTGGTTCAAGCATCCGGAATAGTAGCAGGTATCATCGTTGACAGGGTTTCAGAGGTATTGAATATCCCCGCCGAAAATACCGAACAGACCCCCGCGTTTGGCGCCGGTGTAAATACCGATTATATTCGCGGGATCGGAAAATCTGGAAGCGGCGTCATTCTGTTTTTGGACATCGACCGGATTTGTGACATTACCGAAGCTCTGGAAACGTTGAAGGATGCATCGTGA
- a CDS encoding chemotaxis response regulator protein-glutamate methylesterase, with translation MIRVLIVDDSATVQKMLSAELSKFSDIEVVGSAIDPYTARDKILRLRPDVLTLDIEMPRMDGLSFLTKLMKHYPMPVVVVSSLTLEDSEGALRALSLGALDVVPKPGSQYSVPEVERKLIRAIRTAAVSKVIHQPKAQPEENISRVSQPVSPNMAKKIIAIGASTGGTIAIERILKDFPMNSPGAVIVQHMPANFTGSFARRLNEMCQVEVREAEGGENIIPGVVFIAPGGRHMLLEKHGAVFRTRLKDGPPVHYQRPAVDILFHSVAMHAGRNAVGVLLTGMGSDGAKGLLAMRQNGAHTIVQDEMTSVVFGMPREAIKVKAALEIEPLGSIAGAIYKSLKSKRAA, from the coding sequence ATGATTCGTGTCTTAATTGTAGATGATTCTGCAACGGTGCAAAAAATGCTCTCCGCCGAGTTGTCCAAATTCAGCGATATCGAGGTCGTTGGGAGCGCTATTGATCCTTATACGGCGCGAGACAAGATTCTCCGACTCAGACCGGATGTTTTAACATTAGATATCGAAATGCCGCGAATGGATGGCTTGTCGTTTCTAACTAAACTCATGAAGCACTACCCCATGCCGGTTGTTGTTGTCAGTTCGTTAACCCTGGAAGACAGTGAGGGGGCTCTCCGTGCCCTATCATTGGGAGCGCTTGATGTTGTCCCGAAGCCGGGATCCCAGTATTCGGTGCCGGAGGTTGAGAGAAAACTCATAAGAGCGATACGAACCGCCGCTGTCTCGAAAGTGATACATCAGCCTAAGGCGCAGCCTGAAGAGAATATTTCAAGGGTATCTCAACCGGTTTCCCCGAACATGGCAAAGAAGATCATTGCCATCGGCGCATCCACTGGAGGAACAATAGCCATTGAGCGGATATTGAAGGACTTCCCAATGAATTCACCCGGCGCCGTTATTGTGCAGCATATGCCGGCGAATTTCACAGGTTCTTTTGCCCGCCGTTTGAATGAGATGTGTCAAGTTGAAGTCCGGGAAGCTGAAGGCGGCGAGAACATCATCCCTGGTGTGGTTTTCATCGCCCCGGGAGGCCGGCATATGCTTTTAGAGAAACATGGTGCCGTATTCAGAACGCGTCTTAAAGATGGACCGCCTGTGCACTATCAACGGCCGGCGGTGGATATTCTCTTTCACTCGGTCGCTATGCATGCGGGGCGAAACGCCGTGGGCGTGCTTCTGACCGGGATGGGATCGGATGGGGCAAAGGGTCTGCTGGCCATGAGGCAAAATGGGGCGCATACAATTGTTCAGGATGAGATGACAAGCGTTGTCTTTGGTATGCCGAGGGAGGCGATAAAGGTCAAAGCGGCTTTGGAGATTGAGCCTTTGGGTTCGATCGCGGGCGCCATCTATAAATCGTTGAAGAGCAAGAGGGCGGCCTGA
- a CDS encoding response regulator yields the protein MGLNVLVVDDSAVMRAMIEKTLQICGIPINQIYYAGNGVDALAELDKNWMDLALIDINMPVMTGEELLSQLRKSDAMSDLPVIIVSTEGSMKRIAALRQQGAEFVHKPFTPEILRDSIFRVMGLTEDDILSGRQTVADGPDF from the coding sequence GTGGGATTAAATGTCCTCGTTGTTGATGACAGCGCTGTAATGAGAGCAATGATTGAAAAGACTCTGCAAATATGCGGGATCCCTATCAATCAAATATACTATGCAGGGAACGGGGTGGATGCTTTGGCGGAGCTGGATAAGAACTGGATGGATCTGGCCCTGATCGATATCAATATGCCTGTAATGACAGGCGAAGAGCTTTTGTCTCAATTGAGAAAATCTGATGCGATGTCTGATCTGCCGGTCATTATTGTTTCTACCGAAGGTAGTATGAAGCGGATCGCCGCCCTGCGGCAGCAGGGTGCGGAGTTCGTACATAAGCCTTTCACGCCTGAAATTCTGAGAGATTCGATTTTTCGTGTTATGGGATTGACGGAAGATGACATCTTGAGTGGCCGTCAAACCGTGGCCGATGGACCGGATTTTTAG